The proteins below are encoded in one region of Salmo salar chromosome ssa02, Ssal_v3.1, whole genome shotgun sequence:
- the LOC106594001 gene encoding zinc finger protein 664-like isoform X2, which yields MAVTLKKEEEEEEETGYLSPVSQRQLKASNGSNVELSREIVLRNRSLINTRERRDYRGSSGEPQQHHEAEETEKSLSTSERLKKHRQRLTGKKSHCCSDCGKSYSRSDSLQLHLRIHTGENSHCCTDCGKRFTSSADLKKHFRIHTGEKPYSCDQCGKSFTRTSNLKAHQRIHTAEKPYSCDQCGKSFSSSSHLTIHQRTHTGEKPHHCFDCGKSYSRSDSLKVHQRIHTGEKPYSCYQCGKSCNNTSSLKTHQRIHTGEKPYNCDLCGKSFNDTSSLKTHQRIHTGEKPYCCSDCGKTFSKSSTLQSHQRIHTGEKPYSCSDCGKTFSKLYTLQSHQRIHTGEKPYSCDQCGKSFVTSSHLTIHQRTHTGEKPHSCDHCGKRYSGKRSLIKHQKIHT from the exons aTGGCTGTCACATtgaaaaaggaggaggaagaagaggaggaaactggatatctgagcccggtttcccaaaggcaacttaaggcgtccaatggttctaacgttGAACTTAGCCGTGAAAttgttttgagaaaccgttccctgattaacacta gagagagacgggactatcgtggatcctctggggagcctcaacaacatcatgaagctgaagagacagagaagagtctctccacatcagaacgTCTCAAAAAACACCGGCAGAGActcacagggaagaaatctcactgctgctctgactgtgggaagagttactcAAGATCAGATTCATTACAACTTCACCtgagaatacacactggagagaattcTCACTGCTgtactgactgtgggaagagattcacctcttcAGCAgaccttaaaaaacattttagaatccatacaggagagaaaccttatagctgtgatcaatgtgggaagagttttactcgtacAAGTAATCTGAaagcacaccagagaatacacaccgcagagaaaccctatagctgtgatcaatgtgggaagagtttttcttcaTCTAGCCATttgactatacaccagagaacacacacaggagagaaacctcatcACTGCtttgactgtggaaagagttacTCAAGATCAGATTCACTGAAAGTGCACcagagaattcacactggagagaaaccttatagctgttatcaatgtgggaagagttgtaATAACACAAGCAGCCTGAAAAcacaccagagaattcacactggagaaaAACCTTATAACTGTGATctctgtgggaagagttttaatgATACAAGCAGCCTGAAAAcacaccagagaattcacactggagagaaaccttattgctgctctgactgtgggaagacctTTTCAAAATCATCTACATTGcaatcacaccagagaattcacactggagagaaaccttatagctgctctgactgtgggaagacctTTTCAAAATTATATACATTacaatcacaccagagaatacacacaggagagaaaccttacagctgtgatcaatgtgggaagagttttgttacgTCTAGCCatctgactatacaccagagaacacacacaggagagaaacctcatagctgtgatcattgtgggaagagatactctggtaaaagatctctgattaaacatcagaaaatacatacctGA